A genomic window from Sulfurospirillum multivorans DSM 12446 includes:
- the ccoS gene encoding cbb3-type cytochrome oxidase assembly protein CcoS produces MDGWIVGMMLGASTLLGAFGLWALLWGIRSGQFDDHKKFIDGAQFDSEEALRDAVMMERKKADILKEKHKREKGYAPPD; encoded by the coding sequence ATGGATGGTTGGATTGTTGGGATGATGCTAGGGGCTTCCACACTTTTAGGAGCTTTTGGTTTGTGGGCGCTTTTGTGGGGCATTCGTAGCGGTCAATTTGATGACCATAAAAAGTTTATTGATGGTGCGCAGTTTGACAGTGAAGAAGCTTTGAGGGATGCGGTCATGATGGAGCGTAAAAAAGCCGATATTTTAAAAGAGAAGCACAAAAGAGAGAAAGGCTATGCGCCTCCTGATTAA
- a CDS encoding DMT family transporter, with product MHVYLLLVLCVLFWSANFVLGRFVAGAIEPLELAFFRWLGVWLLMFPFLLLHVKRIWAALKSYFGILLLLSALGIASFNTLLYVGLQHTTATNALLINSSIPIIIVFLSSLILKSTISHKQMLGIVLSTLGVVFLVLKGNVMSLHSLSLNPGDFWVIASSLCWASYSVLVKFRPQSLSSMEFFITTVSLGVPMLLPFYVAQGYSLEREMAIITQYTWVIAYVVIFTSILSYYLWHKGIAHIGAYKTGQFTHLMPLFGSFLAYIFLGERLEWYHLGGVVLIFGGIYLCLHVKKKEALTH from the coding sequence ATGCACGTTTATCTACTTTTGGTGTTGTGTGTACTCTTTTGGTCCGCCAACTTTGTCCTCGGGCGTTTTGTCGCAGGCGCTATTGAGCCCTTAGAGTTAGCGTTTTTTAGATGGCTGGGTGTTTGGCTTCTGATGTTTCCGTTTTTACTCTTACATGTAAAGCGTATTTGGGCAGCACTAAAAAGCTATTTTGGCATTTTACTTCTCCTCTCAGCCCTTGGTATTGCGAGTTTTAATACACTTTTATACGTTGGTTTACAACACACAACCGCAACGAATGCGCTGCTGATTAACTCCTCCATTCCCATCATCATTGTGTTTCTCTCTTCGCTGATCCTCAAATCCACCATCTCACACAAGCAGATGTTAGGCATCGTGCTCTCAACGCTGGGTGTCGTCTTTTTAGTGCTCAAAGGCAATGTGATGAGCCTTCACTCTTTAAGTCTCAATCCTGGTGATTTTTGGGTGATCGCTTCATCGCTTTGTTGGGCGAGTTACAGTGTTTTGGTCAAATTTCGCCCTCAAAGCTTGAGCAGTATGGAGTTTTTTATCACCACGGTGAGTTTGGGTGTGCCCATGCTTTTACCCTTTTACGTGGCGCAAGGGTACTCTTTGGAGCGCGAAATGGCGATTATCACGCAGTACACGTGGGTGATTGCGTATGTGGTGATTTTTACGTCGATTCTTTCGTATTACCTGTGGCACAAAGGCATTGCGCACATTGGAGCCTATAAAACAGGGCAATTTACCCATTTGATGCCACTGTTTGGCAGTTTTTTAGCCTATATTTTTTTAGGGGAACGTTTAGAGTGGTACCATTTAGGGGGCGTTGTTTTGATCTTTGGTGGGATTTATCTCTGTTTACATGTAAAGAAAAAAGAGGCTCTCACGCATTGA
- the tpx gene encoding thiol peroxidase: MASTKLKGNSVALSGTEINVGDKAPVVTLVAKDLSEIKVGGASEKTQIIVIVPSLDTAVCAQETRTFNTKAAAMSDATVIVASMDLPFAMGRFCTTEGIENLQVGSDFRDKALASAYGVLIADGPLKGLSARAIFVVSKEGKVIYKEICPEITEEPNYEGALCALKETSVPSDGHKCGCGAR, encoded by the coding sequence ATGGCATCAACCAAACTCAAAGGCAATTCAGTAGCGCTATCAGGCACAGAAATTAACGTTGGCGATAAAGCACCCGTTGTTACACTTGTAGCAAAAGACCTCAGTGAAATCAAAGTCGGTGGCGCAAGCGAGAAAACGCAAATCATCGTCATCGTTCCTTCACTTGACACAGCCGTCTGTGCACAAGAGACACGTACGTTTAACACCAAAGCTGCGGCTATGTCTGACGCAACTGTCATTGTTGCTTCGATGGACCTTCCTTTTGCAATGGGACGTTTCTGTACCACAGAGGGCATTGAAAACCTTCAAGTTGGTAGTGACTTTAGAGACAAAGCACTTGCAAGCGCGTATGGCGTTTTAATCGCGGATGGCCCACTTAAAGGTCTAAGTGCAAGAGCTATTTTTGTTGTGAGTAAAGAGGGAAAAGTGATTTACAAAGAGATCTGCCCTGAAATTACCGAAGAGCCAAACTACGAAGGCGCACTTTGCGCACTTAAAGAGACTTCAGTTCCAAGTGACGGACACAAATGCGGTTGTGGCGCACGCTAA
- a CDS encoding EAL domain-containing protein has product MENTKKLYLKTGFFLTLILCPIYIAISYHYTFLAYALLSVISTLCFFFVTKLQKSNAHLQSELRKNLYIDLNTKLPNRLKLLKDNKKLDPNIDSTLIIINIDSFQNTNNFYGHNFGDNFLKVIGEWLFHNLPPVDATLYKFEADIYAILIRVPFSEYNLKKYLKKISMKITKDRIICEEVEVDTTLSIGAHQGKKNILKLASIACKEAKNKRLPYMIYEKSSLKEAEYHHNMMMNHTLKEALAKDYVIPFFQPILNLHTNEIEKFETLMRIKKEDGTYYLPAEFLDVAKHSKIYSKLSMALIQKAFETFQISSNSFSINLSYLDMTNLVTTTFIIEKLEEFNVGPWVIFEILESDGIENYEAIAKFIDQVKSYGAKIAIDDFGSGYSNFERLTELRVDFIKIDGSLIKNIHQNEETKIIVKTIVNFAKELNIKTIAEYVHSKEVLECVQEIGIDYAQGFYIGKPNPKLPINA; this is encoded by the coding sequence TTGGAGAATACTAAAAAGCTCTATCTAAAAACAGGATTTTTTCTAACACTGATCTTATGCCCTATTTATATCGCTATTTCGTATCATTATACGTTTCTTGCGTATGCTTTGCTGAGTGTGATTAGTACGCTTTGCTTCTTTTTTGTTACAAAATTACAAAAAAGCAATGCCCATCTTCAAAGCGAACTGCGCAAAAATCTCTACATCGATCTCAACACGAAACTTCCCAATCGACTCAAGCTCTTAAAAGACAACAAAAAACTTGACCCCAACATTGATTCGACGTTGATTATTATCAACATTGACTCGTTTCAAAACACAAACAACTTTTACGGTCACAACTTTGGCGACAATTTTCTCAAAGTGATCGGTGAATGGCTTTTCCACAATCTTCCCCCCGTGGATGCCACCCTCTATAAATTTGAAGCCGACATTTACGCCATTTTGATTCGTGTCCCTTTTAGTGAATACAACCTCAAAAAATACCTCAAAAAGATCTCGATGAAAATCACCAAAGATCGCATCATTTGTGAAGAGGTTGAAGTCGATACAACACTTTCCATCGGCGCGCATCAAGGCAAAAAGAATATTCTTAAACTCGCTTCGATCGCCTGTAAAGAGGCTAAAAACAAACGCTTGCCCTATATGATTTATGAGAAAAGCAGCCTCAAAGAAGCAGAGTACCATCACAATATGATGATGAACCACACCCTCAAAGAAGCGCTTGCCAAAGACTACGTCATCCCTTTTTTCCAGCCCATTTTGAACCTTCACACCAATGAGATTGAGAAGTTTGAGACACTGATGCGGATCAAAAAAGAGGATGGAACCTACTATCTGCCTGCTGAGTTTTTAGACGTTGCGAAACACTCAAAGATCTACTCAAAACTTTCGATGGCATTGATTCAAAAGGCGTTTGAAACCTTTCAAATCTCCTCCAATAGCTTCTCCATCAACCTCTCTTACCTCGATATGACCAACCTTGTTACCACCACCTTCATCATCGAAAAGCTCGAAGAGTTTAATGTGGGACCTTGGGTTATTTTTGAGATTTTGGAGAGCGATGGTATTGAAAATTACGAAGCGATTGCCAAATTTATTGACCAAGTGAAGTCGTATGGGGCGAAGATTGCGATTGATGATTTTGGCTCAGGGTACTCCAATTTTGAACGATTGACGGAGCTTAGGGTTGATTTTATTAAGATTGATGGAAGTTTGATTAAAAATATCCATCAAAATGAAGAGACCAAGATTATCGTTAAGACGATCGTCAACTTTGCCAAAGAGCTCAACATCAAAACGATCGCAGAGTATGTTCACTCCAAAGAGGTTCTTGAGTGTGTTCAAGAGATCGGGATTGATTATGCGCAAGGCTTTTACATCGGCAAACCAAACCCTAAACTTCCCATCAATGCGTGA
- a CDS encoding heavy metal translocating P-type ATPase has protein sequence MSKRRCDHCHLEYNASVLLQDTTFETPKFFCCKGCQGVYHLLKDEGLDTFYAKMGDETTLEPPKVNLDDTSRFDLDGFISKYVKINKEGLNEIALIIEGIHCSACVWLNEKVLSKQEGIVEVSINYTNHKAKIVWDGAVIKLSQIIETIRSIGYNAYPYDPKSGEERATAQRREYYSKLLVGVFSTMNVMWIAIAQYAGYFTGMESNIKSILNFAEFILATPTLFYTGSVYFKGAYYGIKHRYVTMDFLVATGATLTYVFSLYAMFTRSAEVYFDSVTMIITFVFAGKYLEVLTKKKAVDTLDAFGSAMPSEVMIIKGDEKILTSVDSVEIGEIIEVRAGDKVAIDGLIVEGEGSFDLSRLNGESIPILSQKGDKILSGSICLDSVIRYQATNTFSSSMLSKLVTLLEDAMNKKPKIEKLANQISGYFSRTILFLAFSTLLFWFYQSGSFETGLIVAISVIVIACPCALSLATPVATLVGLGLAAKRGILFKEAGFIESMAKCDTLVLDKTGTITKGKPEVVETAYVQSFDRSLLYALVSSSTHPISQGIASFLKDSEESLHVKHLEQVKTVEAKGVKALFEGHTLLGGNAKMMYEEGVELHIPSTLEPLSHYFFAIDGNLVAIFGLRDSLKEGARESIEALKKLGLEIVMLSGDHLSVTQAIAKEVGIEVYEAALLPHEKADYIEALRKQGKKVVMAGDGINDTLALSQSEIAISMGSGADVAVDVSDVVLTNDSVNSLYEAFVIARKSLRVVKENLLFSLLYNVITIPLAMSGHVIPLFAALSMSLSSLVVVGNSMRIKNVLKRS, from the coding sequence ATGAGCAAACGACGTTGCGACCACTGTCATCTAGAATATAACGCCTCTGTGTTACTTCAAGATACAACTTTTGAAACTCCCAAATTTTTTTGTTGCAAAGGATGCCAAGGGGTTTACCACCTCTTAAAAGACGAAGGACTCGATACGTTTTACGCCAAAATGGGCGATGAAACAACACTCGAGCCTCCTAAAGTTAACTTGGATGATACCAGCCGCTTTGATTTAGATGGTTTTATCTCTAAATACGTCAAAATAAACAAAGAGGGTTTGAATGAAATTGCGCTGATTATCGAAGGTATTCATTGCAGTGCGTGCGTCTGGCTGAATGAAAAAGTGCTCTCCAAACAAGAGGGCATTGTTGAAGTCTCCATCAACTACACCAATCACAAAGCCAAGATCGTTTGGGATGGCGCGGTTATTAAGCTTTCCCAGATCATTGAAACGATTCGGAGCATCGGGTACAACGCGTATCCGTACGATCCTAAAAGTGGAGAAGAGCGCGCTACGGCACAACGCAGAGAGTACTACTCCAAGCTGCTCGTGGGTGTTTTTTCGACGATGAACGTGATGTGGATCGCCATTGCGCAGTATGCGGGGTATTTTACAGGTATGGAAAGCAACATCAAAAGCATTTTGAACTTTGCTGAGTTTATTTTGGCAACGCCTACACTCTTTTACACGGGTTCTGTCTATTTTAAAGGGGCGTATTATGGCATCAAGCATCGTTATGTGACGATGGATTTTTTGGTTGCCACGGGTGCGACACTGACCTATGTTTTTTCGCTCTACGCGATGTTTACGCGCAGTGCTGAGGTCTATTTTGACTCGGTGACGATGATTATTACCTTTGTGTTTGCAGGCAAGTATTTAGAAGTGTTAACGAAGAAAAAAGCGGTCGATACGTTAGATGCTTTTGGAAGTGCGATGCCGAGTGAAGTGATGATCATTAAAGGTGATGAGAAGATTTTAACGAGTGTGGATTCGGTTGAAATTGGAGAGATCATTGAAGTTCGAGCAGGCGATAAAGTAGCGATCGATGGACTCATTGTAGAAGGAGAAGGCTCGTTTGATCTCTCAAGGCTGAATGGCGAATCTATCCCCATTTTATCCCAAAAAGGCGATAAAATCCTCAGCGGTTCCATCTGTTTAGACAGTGTCATTCGCTACCAAGCGACCAATACGTTCTCCTCTTCGATGCTCTCCAAATTGGTCACCTTGCTTGAAGATGCGATGAATAAAAAGCCAAAGATCGAAAAACTCGCCAATCAAATTTCAGGGTATTTCTCACGTACCATTCTTTTTTTGGCGTTTTCAACCCTGCTTTTTTGGTTTTACCAGAGTGGTTCCTTTGAGACAGGCTTGATCGTTGCAATCTCAGTAATCGTGATTGCGTGCCCGTGCGCACTCTCTTTAGCAACGCCAGTGGCAACCTTGGTGGGGCTTGGTTTGGCGGCGAAGCGAGGCATTTTATTTAAAGAGGCGGGATTTATTGAGAGCATGGCAAAATGCGACACACTCGTTTTGGATAAAACAGGAACGATTACCAAAGGCAAGCCAGAAGTGGTTGAAACAGCGTATGTGCAAAGTTTTGATCGTTCCCTTTTGTACGCGTTGGTCTCTAGCTCCACGCATCCCATCAGTCAAGGCATTGCAAGCTTCCTGAAAGACTCTGAGGAGTCTTTACATGTAAAGCATTTAGAACAGGTCAAAACCGTGGAAGCCAAAGGGGTGAAAGCTCTTTTTGAGGGGCATACGCTTTTGGGTGGCAATGCTAAAATGATGTACGAAGAGGGTGTTGAACTTCACATTCCTTCCACGCTTGAACCCTTAAGCCACTACTTTTTTGCCATCGATGGCAATTTAGTGGCTATTTTTGGACTCAGGGACAGCTTGAAAGAAGGAGCGCGTGAGAGCATTGAGGCGCTTAAAAAACTCGGCCTTGAGATCGTGATGCTCAGTGGCGATCATCTCAGCGTGACCCAAGCGATAGCCAAAGAAGTGGGCATTGAGGTGTATGAAGCCGCCCTTTTACCGCATGAAAAAGCGGACTACATCGAAGCGTTGCGCAAACAGGGTAAAAAAGTGGTCATGGCAGGAGATGGCATCAACGACACGCTAGCCCTTTCTCAAAGCGAGATTGCCATTTCCATGGGAAGTGGCGCGGATGTCGCGGTCGATGTCAGCGACGTTGTACTGACCAATGACAGTGTCAATAGCTTGTATGAAGCTTTTGTGATAGCGCGCAAGAGCCTTCGCGTGGTCAAAGAGAATCTGCTCTTTTCCCTGCTGTACAATGTCATCACGATCCCTTTGGCAATGAGCGGACACGTTATCCCTCTTTTCGCAGCACTTTCGATGTCGCTAAGCTCTTTGGTGGTGGTTGGAAATTCAATGCGTATTAAAAACGTTTTAAAAAGGTCGTAA
- a CDS encoding HD-GYP domain-containing protein, protein MLYQLNVRELTYVLCEALDYVGIDDIMHGKRVAYIACEIGKQLGWRESKLDKVMMMAMLHDCGVSSTGVHHAIVSQLDWEDSYVHCAKGASLLKEVPLYSDYVEVIAFHHTHWKAFCPYVNEEIKLYANLIYLADRIDALRSQFGAHLYHEKETIRSIIQHHTPSMFSPLLCDAFKEASHTEFFWYYLESTALPYYFKEWVDQGEIQAVPFDILKKIALMFSGIVDAKESMQKERTLNVASLARYIARLAGLSLRDQECLELSALLHDLGKLRIPDNIATKTAPLSDEESIHLRRQGFDAQIILGQIKGFEKIAKIVAMHHEPLYSKRLFPTKSETYATPLEVTILTIATTFERGQSEEASVLLEQMVETYQLEKSIISNVEAYCSLSS, encoded by the coding sequence ATGCTGTACCAACTTAATGTGCGAGAACTCACCTACGTGCTCTGCGAAGCACTTGATTATGTAGGAATTGATGACATCATGCACGGCAAACGTGTCGCGTACATTGCGTGTGAAATCGGTAAACAACTGGGCTGGAGAGAGTCAAAACTTGATAAAGTGATGATGATGGCGATGCTGCATGATTGTGGGGTTTCATCCACGGGCGTACATCATGCAATTGTGAGTCAATTAGATTGGGAAGATTCTTACGTGCATTGCGCCAAAGGGGCTAGTTTACTCAAAGAAGTGCCTCTTTACAGCGATTATGTCGAGGTCATCGCGTTTCATCACACCCATTGGAAAGCATTCTGTCCCTATGTCAATGAAGAGATCAAACTCTACGCCAATCTGATTTATCTAGCGGATCGTATTGATGCGCTGCGTTCTCAATTTGGAGCGCATCTGTACCACGAAAAAGAGACGATTCGTTCCATCATTCAACATCATACACCTTCGATGTTTTCGCCCCTGCTCTGCGATGCGTTCAAAGAGGCGTCTCACACGGAATTTTTTTGGTACTATTTAGAATCAACGGCACTGCCGTATTACTTCAAAGAGTGGGTTGATCAAGGCGAAATTCAAGCAGTACCCTTTGATATTTTGAAAAAAATAGCTTTAATGTTTTCAGGTATCGTCGATGCAAAAGAGTCGATGCAAAAAGAGCGCACCTTAAATGTGGCGTCTCTTGCGCGCTACATTGCGCGCCTTGCAGGACTTTCGTTGCGTGACCAAGAGTGTCTCGAACTCTCCGCACTCTTGCACGATCTAGGCAAACTGCGCATTCCAGATAACATTGCCACCAAAACAGCGCCATTGAGTGATGAAGAGTCTATTCATCTGCGACGCCAAGGATTTGATGCGCAGATTATTTTAGGGCAGATCAAAGGGTTTGAAAAAATTGCTAAGATCGTCGCCATGCACCACGAGCCGCTCTATAGCAAACGACTCTTTCCCACCAAAAGCGAAACGTATGCCACACCCCTAGAAGTCACCATTTTAACCATTGCGACGACCTTTGAGCGTGGGCAGAGCGAAGAAGCGTCTGTGTTGCTTGAACAGATGGTGGAAACGTATCAGTTGGAAAAGAGCATTATCTCAAACGTCGAAGCTTACTGCTCACTTTCATCGTGA
- the pgeF gene encoding peptidoglycan editing factor PgeF: MQHFFTNRFEGVSEAPFESLNFGLHVNDTALHVNQNREILKAKLGVSKLVFMDQVHGDTITQIHRGDEMPTCDAMITDLSDIALAVMVADCIPILYYDERHHAIGVAHAGRVGTLLQVGPKCARTMAESFGTRMEELTIWMGPSIRSCCYEVGYEATQGFETALHVKSGKYFLDLQGANLQAFLDMGIKRENIMISEVCTCCDSHYFSYRRDKITGRFAGVIAL; this comes from the coding sequence ATGCAGCATTTTTTTACCAACCGCTTTGAAGGTGTGAGCGAAGCGCCGTTTGAGAGTCTTAATTTTGGATTACATGTAAACGATACGGCTTTACATGTAAACCAAAATCGGGAGATTTTAAAAGCAAAGCTGGGCGTTTCAAAATTGGTGTTTATGGATCAAGTGCATGGTGATACGATCACGCAGATCCACCGTGGCGATGAGATGCCAACGTGTGATGCGATGATCACCGATCTCTCAGACATCGCGCTTGCGGTGATGGTGGCAGATTGCATTCCTATTTTGTACTACGATGAAAGGCATCACGCCATTGGTGTGGCGCATGCGGGGAGGGTTGGAACGCTTTTACAGGTTGGGCCAAAGTGTGCTCGTACAATGGCTGAAAGCTTTGGGACACGAATGGAAGAGCTTACCATTTGGATGGGACCTTCGATTCGTTCGTGCTGTTATGAAGTGGGATACGAGGCAACCCAAGGATTTGAAACAGCGTTACATGTAAAGAGTGGAAAATACTTTTTGGATTTGCAAGGTGCCAATCTTCAAGCGTTTTTGGACATGGGCATCAAGCGGGAAAATATAATGATTTCAGAGGTGTGTACTTGTTGCGATAGCCACTATTTTTCCTACCGAAGAGATAAAATCACAGGACGTTTTGCAGGAGTGATTGCGTTATGA
- a CDS encoding riboflavin synthase produces MFTGLIREFAEVLSYTTPILTLRATYKPKIGDSIAINGACLTVISLFEGGFSVELSQESRSLLAVENLKGKVHIEPALALGDRLDGHMVQGHVDCVGVIEKLNQKENGLDIEVSIPTKQLIYVIPKGSITIDGVSLTVNDVNEKSFRLTIIPHTLAQTLIGTYKLGRRVNVETDMFARYLHHMFSKKEGLDWNSVDRIMAIY; encoded by the coding sequence ATGTTTACAGGGTTGATTCGAGAATTTGCAGAAGTGCTCAGCTATACCACTCCTATTTTAACGCTTCGTGCGACGTATAAACCTAAAATTGGCGATAGCATTGCGATTAATGGTGCGTGCTTGACCGTTATCTCCCTTTTTGAAGGTGGGTTTAGCGTGGAACTCTCACAGGAGAGTCGATCTTTGCTGGCGGTTGAAAACCTGAAAGGTAAGGTGCATATTGAACCAGCCCTTGCTTTGGGAGACCGACTTGATGGGCATATGGTGCAAGGGCATGTGGATTGTGTGGGTGTGATTGAGAAGCTGAATCAAAAAGAAAATGGGCTGGACATTGAGGTGAGTATTCCTACAAAACAGCTCATTTATGTGATTCCAAAGGGGAGCATTACCATCGATGGCGTGAGTTTGACGGTGAATGATGTGAACGAAAAAAGTTTCCGTTTGACAATCATTCCACACACATTAGCGCAGACATTGATTGGCACGTATAAACTAGGGCGACGTGTGAATGTGGAGACCGATATGTTTGCACGCTACCTTCATCACATGTTTTCTAAAAAAGAGGGACTCGACTGGAACAGCGTGGATCGCATTATGGCGATTTATTGA